The following is a genomic window from Canis lupus familiaris isolate Mischka breed German Shepherd chromosome 10, alternate assembly UU_Cfam_GSD_1.0, whole genome shotgun sequence.
gggggtggggtCTCACAACAGCTGGTTGGAGATGGCACTCCAGGTCCAGGTTCCCCATGTGTTCTGCACTTACCCTGTGGGCAGGGGAGGGTCCTTCTTACTGTCCCGGAGTGGGAGGAATGAAAGTCCCAGCTCCCTACTTGGTCTCCTCTGGCATCACTTCAAATACAGGAAGGAGGACAACTCTTCATTACAGCCTGGCAAGGATGGAAgcccaggctccccactcagccttTGCTGGCAGGGCCACAGTTTTCCCCGCAGTGTTTGTCTGGAATAGAGTAGTTATTGTCTGAAGGTTTGCTGTCTTATTAGATTGCCCTTTTCTTCATTCCCTGGCTAGAGGGAGCAGGTTTTTCTTGGGGCTTTTTTGTGTTCCTTTTGGAATTTCTAGTTTGCCAGCTTCCTTAGCTCCAAGTCTGGGATATATTTGgccaaaaaacagaacaaaaaccacaaaatggAACTCACCACCATATGGAACTCACCTCTCCCAAAAGGAGAGgtcctgggttttgtttttaatatccatAAGTTCAGACATCATGTTTATAGTTTCTGCTACTAATTCCCTAGTTGAAATGTTAGTTCTTTGGTTGGGTCCTTGACAAAATGGATTTCCTCTGAGGTAGAAATGTGATTTAGCTCTTGTTTTTACTGAGGATGCTGTGTAAGAATCTTTCCATGTCCTCAGATGATAACACCTTCAGGAGAAGTCTGGAATATGacaaaaaaggcttttttttttctcctctctagaAGGAAGTGGAATCCAGAATCTAGATTAGAGAGGTTATATGGCAAAGATAAAATGAACACTCAGTGAATGaatcaacaaatgaacaaatgcagGACTAGCCAAAAACTAAAACTCTGTCTCATTGCTCTGTGCTTAGGGAAACTTGTCGGGTTATGCTACGGGTCCAGCTAAAGGAAATGGGTTCTTCATATACAATAGAGATGAAATATTCATTAGTACCACTCTTCTGGATAGCAATTTAGCCACACTTACTAAGGCTTAAGATGATTCAAACCTCAGTAATTCAATTTCCTCAAGAAGTGAGAGCATAGAAAAGACTTTATGCCCACACAGATATCACAATGTAACTATAACACCACATAGTAGAACATCCTAACTTGTTCCATAGTTTCTCAGTAAATAAGATTGACACCCAATCTACCCATTCAATGGAATAACCTAAACAGAGATCTTTCGACTCCTGCCCCTGAGGAGTCATCAAGTCCCTTTACAGCTCCTCCTGCCCCACAGCAATGAAGGGACTAAGACTCTCCAGCCAGACTGAGGAATGGGTGACTCCGTGTTAGGCACTTACTAGATGCTTTctacattttctctcattttgttaaTCCTCTTATCCTCTCAGTAGGTTTTATTGTAGTTtgctttgttattgttgttgttttatatgagaaacaaaattttaagttcatGGCTGAGAAGTAGCAGGCCTAGGATTCTGATTTGGGTCTGCCCAAGTCCAAAGCTTATGCTCATATAAGGCTGCCTCTCTTGGGTagatttatcttcattttagagataCGGAAACTGAAGTACAGAGATGTTCCTTGTACATTCTGAAAAATCCTTGAGGTGAGCTATGAGAAGGCCACGGTATTTTTGTGTAGGAGATAGGAGGTCAAGGGGGGTATGCAAGGAATGTCTCTGTGTCCCTAAAAATCACAAGCTCCTCCCACTAGGGACATTTGCTAAACAGGCCCACAATGCTAGCATGAAATAATTACAATGAGATGCCAGCTGTGGAGGAGGAAGGTGTCCGTCTTGTCTATTTAATGGGGTGATTCTACCTTCTGAGGATccgcttctctccctctccagatCTCAGTCCCTCCCCAGCAGCCAACAGTATGAGGCTCTTCCAACTGTGGGCCATTCATTAGATCCATCCAGAGGGGCAGCTCTGGATGAAGAAGAGCCAGCACAAGATCCAATGATCTGGTGGCGGGTGCAGGGGAGACTGAAGGCAATGGTTAACTTCCTTCATTCCCATtattcctccttctttccctctttccttccttctttccttttcaaatagtAGAACAAAATGTTATTCCCAAAACACCAGGGGAGACTGTGCTTTTTGTTTGGGCCTGGGAGGCTTCCAAAAATGCTACCTAATTAAACTCTCTGGCAAAGGAAAAACAGTCACCAGACTCCAAGAGAAAACACTGTATTTTCCTAAGCTAGACAAGGCTATCATAATCTGAACGTGGCCAGGAAAGAAAGGTCCAAAAAAGTGATTTCATTCAGaagaagaaatgcagaaaaagaggaaagtgaCTGATTACTGGGAACCTACCCCTGCCCAAAGGAACAGGGCATAGCCAGGGAGAGTCATAGGACCTGTGGTGAAGTAGGTATATGTAAACATCTGTGTTAAATAAGCAAAACCTTCATGTGGGAGGAAAAGACCCCTACATGGACAAAATCAACtgctctttattttgtttcatcagTTTTATTGGTCATATATCCATGATTCATTatataaatctttcaaaataactaGATATTACAAGAATAGTTTACAATTCAGCTCTCATTGCACAAATACTTGatacaggaaaacatttttacaaatacgtatgttttcttataagaatactttttttaaagattttatttatttattcatgagagacagagagagagagagagagagaggcagagacacaggcagagggagaagcaggccccacgcagggagcctgatgtggaactcgattccgggattccaagatcacaccctgggccgaaggcaggtgctaaaccgctgagccacccagggatccccttataagaatactttaataaagaaaataagtctGTATACATCTTACAGCAAATTCTATGcagttttttccccattcaaCCCTCGTTTTGGGTTTTCCATCCCAGCACATCCATCCCATTCaataaatcaaattataatttGCTGTTGTTTCTCATTTTCAACCATTATTGAAATTCATTCTGTTAAAGagtttttaggtttctttttctcatctttcctgATTGGAAAGAATTCACATAATTAAGCTAGAAGAGGTAATTTAAACACCATTCCTTCTAATGTAGTTGGCGGCAGTTGGTGCCTGGTGATCTCACTCCTCACTTACACAAGTCCAGGTAAGTAGTTTTACCCCACCACTGCACCAAGCAGAAGGGATATAGTCCTTGCATTCCTAATAGTTTCTAAACTGCAAAAACAAACCCCAGAAATAAGggttaaatacaaatattaagaaAGCTAAAACATTTGCTAATGATTAGAATAAAGACACTTTTAAATTCAAGGTCTCTTCTAAGTtgaagaaaacctaaaagaaaggATGTGGCAGTAGttctataaaatactgaaaagcGAAAAAATGTCAATCACTTAGGTCAATGGTGTGTTATTTCCAAAGTGCCATAAGAGATGGAATTTTAGACTCTACGGCTAGCTGAACTCAGGATCTGGCATTCTTCTTATGCAGTGGCTTTGAGTAGCCTAATAGTCCCCTGCTCGGGGGCACGTCACCATTCAGGCTGCAGGGGAACTTTTCAGAATACTGAGCACGTTTACCCGAAAAGACAGGATCCACCAGGGGAAACATTTGGCATTTATGCTATTCACTGTTACTGAAGTGTGTCCACTCGGCAAAGCTTGTCTTACTTTTCAGGTAGCATGAATGAAAACCAAGAGACTAGCAGTATTCTACAGCCAAGTTCCTGAGTACTACGCTCTAATtatccaatattttaaaaggattcttTAATCAAGCCCTTGTCCAGTAAGAGATTTAACAGTACTTTGGGACTGCAATATGtcccatttctatttctcttgatttctttctcacCCCAGTGTAATAAACTGCTACAGGTTTTTACCAAAATACGGTAGCAGTAATTGGAAAGGagtttttctgggtttttttgctttgtttttttgtttgtttgttttgttgtttttttgttttttttggaaaggAGTTATTTTGAATTACCAAAAGTATTCAATCACATTATAACGGGTCACATTTGCATATAACTAATGGCCAAACAATGTCTACTGCAGTGATTTTGCAAATTCAGCATAGTCAATGTATCCATCATTGTTCTTGTCATCGTCTCTCAGAACACCATCTATTAAGTTAATCAGTTCAGCTTCACTCACTGGTGGGGCCTGTTTCCCTTCCTACAAAATACAAAGCAGACAATGATGAGTCACACATTTTACCAGAAGTGCTTAGTTAATGTCCAAAATGTCCGTGCTTATATGTCCACAAGCTCCTTTGGTGTAGTACATAGCTACTTCTAAGAATCCACAAATCACCTATCAGATAGTCAATTCACAACAActcaagttaaaaagaaagatgcaatCAAAGTAGGCCCTTGCTTATTAgttttaaaagttgcttttcattcttttctaattacAAATGTAACATATGTTCACTGCAGAAAGGTAGGTCTGGCTCACACAGAATGATGAGGTTCCTAATTCCCACAAACCCACAAAGTGGTCTTAGAGAAAAGCTCACAACCCAGGCTCTCCAGAGGGTCAGCTCTGGACGCAATGTGCCCTTGTAAAGCGCAAGCAGTCTGTACCAGACAGCATCTTGGGGTCAGAACAAGAGGAAAGAGCTGCCTGCCGACCAGAGGAAGTGGATATAATCTTGGAGGTGAGGGTACCCTCTTGGGGGTGAAGGTGCCCTGCTCCAGAAGCAGATAGAGTGGAGCTGGCTGTGCTGAGTGCTAACACTGTCCATCTAGGCTGATTCTTCCTATGGCACCTCTCCCACGTGCACCCTTTGCTCTCCTACCGCCACCACCAGCCTCGCCTGCCAGGACTGCTGAATCACAATTTCTCCCCCTGATGCAAGTCTTCCCATGCCCATCACTCTGCCTCCCACAGCAAATGATCTTCCCGTGATAGTGCCTATTCTCCTGCACAAAGCCATCGGTACTCCCTGCCACCTTCAAAGCAAACCCACACCTGCTCTTCCGGCAGACAACGGGAGCACACACATCGTCagctctgcccctcttcctctctatGGACTGCAGTGTGGCAGAGCAGGACAGACACTAGACCAGGAGATGCACCATCTCGACTTCAGTGCCCTCACCAGTAACATGGGGGTAACATATGCACCTGCCCTGGCTACTCACAGGCTGTGGCAAAGATCAATCAAGCTTTCTAACCCACTTGAAAGTGCTCTGGAAACCGTCTCATATGGAGCACGTATAATATCACACGAACCCTCAATTTCTGCTGAGTCCCTCGATTCCTTGGTCCCTTGGTTCGCCACTCTTCTCAAAAAAACttctccccccccaaaaaaaaaacaaacaaaacttctcCCCTGCTCTGAATTTCAATGTGATCTGTCCTTTAGGTGCTGGTTCTCAGACTCCAGTGCATGGCAGAAATGCCTATAGCACTTGTCAGAGAAACAAGGCCCTGGGGGAATTCAGCCTCAGAGGTCACCCTTTGTGAGAAGGGGCTACGAATAGGAAGTGGCGAGCAGAAAAAGAAGATGCAAGGACAGCACAGTCATCAAGGCTAGGGACTGAATGGCCAGGGCCGGGttagggggtggggtgcaggaagAAGGCTTTCCAAGACTATCCACTAAGCCACAGCTGACCTACCTCCTTATGGACATGAGTGATGGCTGTGGAGAGTTCTAGGCCGTCAAGCAAATTATTGCCATCATAATCATGCATTTTGAAATAATGGAGCTGCAGTTCTTGTGGGGACATCTCTGCTTCTGGTTTGTTGATGACACCTTCTAGATGCTCCATGATATGCCTAAAAACCAATAGTTAGACTCAGACCTTTCAGCAGCAACCCCGGGATCATCCCCAAACCTTAAGGACTGAAAAATTCAAGATCGGAAAGTTCACCCatcccagaaaaacaaacaagagagacagagcacactCAAGGATGATAGATACAGGCAAGGCCATAAAAGGGGCAGGGAAAGAATCAAACAGTTCACCTGTTAAGCTGGCAAGACTATGGGTGTTCTTCCCTCTCCATTATTAGAATGCTGTTCTAACACTTTCAGGGGCTAACaactaaaataagtttttttgaaccaattttaagataataaataatgtgTGAGGCTAACTGGCCCACGACAAAAGTTGCAACAAATAATTCATGTTTAAATGGgccaataagaaaagaaaactgtctgGTCAGTCAAGAAACTTCAGTTCTATCCTGCCACTACTACTGGTGTATACGTGTGTGAGAACATGtgcgtacacatacacacacgagtATGAATGTGCGTGTGGTGGGGGTTTGTCTGTATGTCTGCTTGtggtgaaagagagagacaaaatgaaTTCAGGCAAGTCATTTATCCCATCTAGGCCTCAAGATCCTCCGTCTAtgaaatgatggaaaaaagaCTGCCTGATTTACAGGTGGCTCTAAGGGGTAAGCATCATCCTTGAAAAATGTCAAGGAGTTGTAGAAATAGAAGGGAGAGCACATGGAGGGAGCCATTACAGCTGGCCATAGGCTGCAGCTGCAGGgggaggccctgggcccccagccctggctggATACGTACTCTTGGTCGTGCACTGTATTCTTATCCAGGCCCACGCTGCCGGGATGGGAGAAGCTGGCCCCAGGTTCCTCGGCCCCAGCCCCTGGAGCACGGAAGGCCCAGAGCAGGCCACACAGGAAGGGGGTTCTGAGCAGCCACAGGGATCTCATGGTCGCCGGTACCTGGGAGGTGGGGAACATAGAAGGTACACGTGAAAACACCAAAGCTAAGGTTCTTTCAAAATGTGACGACACAGTGTGCTCCTGGGGAAGGATCTGTAAAAGGAACAAGACTGGGGAACAGATTGTCCAACTGGGCCCTCCAAGTCCCCATCAGTTGAATCAAGGGGGTTGGGAAGGCTCCACATTTTCTGAAGTTCCTTCAAAGTGCCAAGTAACTCAATGAGAGCTTAAAGGGACGTGAAGAGTATTCCTGCCTACAAGAAGCTTACAGTCTGGTAAAATACTTCCTATGGAAAGAACTAATAAGGCAGAAAGTGAAGTgtcctaaagaaaaataaaactgaaagttcAGAAGAAGAAATTTCCTGTGGGTGAGGGTCAGGGAAGGCTGACAGACCTGGGACACTTCAGTTGGGCCTGGACAGACAAACACGCACTGGATGTGTGGGGACTGAAGGACTAAGGCAATGGTGTGAGCACAGAATCAGGTCAGATGAGTGGGAAAGAAACTCCAAGCGGCTTAGTTGAGGGGGGAGCCTAGAGGCCATGAAGCCGGCAGAACAGAGGAAAACAGGACACAGAGACTGACCAGCCATTTTGGGATACGGCTTTGCACACCAGGCCAAGGAGGCTGTAGTTGCTGGAGGATGAATAGACGCCACTGCGCATTTGTGCATGGTGCAGGAGACCAGAGCTTAGTTTCAGAATGGCTCATCCAGCAGCACACTGGGAGCAAGGTATTTAGGGGAGCAAGACCAGAGGCAGGAATGTGATAGTTGAGGAAAGCAAAGAAGCGGGTCACATCAAGGCCTACAGTTGGGGACAGAGAAAACCACATTAACCCTGCCTTGTCCGCCTCCCAGGACGGTGACAGAGACAGGTAAACTAACCGCTGTGAAAGAGCAATGGAAAGAAGAATTACAGAGACATTAGGATGCCATCAAGTACTCCCGGAGTTTGGCTAGACCTGGAACTGTGGCCAACCAGGCATAGTCAGCTCCCCTGCCAGCTCCTGAGGGCAGGAGTACTTTGTTCCCAGAATTCCTCACCAAGGCGCAGGCAGGCCTCTATTAACTGTTAGACTAAAATTCCCAGTCCTTTCGGAGGCTTATAGACCAACCTCAAAAAGGAAGATGAAGGACCACCAAGAGTCCTCCACACCAACACCAAGTCTACACATCCACCTTCCAAAAGGCAGTGGCAGATTCTGTGGGTAACAAGGGCCAGTGATTTCTAACGGGCCAACTAGAGCCATCCCCCCAAACCGACAGCAGGAAAGAGAAAGCTCCAGGTGCTGCTCATTCCCTCGCACCCACCACCCACAGAGCTCACTCCAAAGTGGCTGCTACCTCCAAGCCCTGCACCAGGGACTGAGAAGTAGCTGTGCTATAATCCATCACCATCCCAAAGGGTGAGACTCTGGGAGAATGCCATTCCTACAATCGTCAGGAATATTTCCCAAACCCCTTTTACCTATCAGCAGTATCCACTCCCACAGTCCTCTCCCTAAAGAAATGACCATCACTGGGAAGAAACTTCCAGGGTGCCAAAAAGCAGCATCTAATCTTACCACTGTATAGGGACATCATAATGCAATGTCATACTTAACAATAAGAGATCTTTAATACGCATTTAATAAAGAGCAGACTGCACAAGACTGTAAAGAATAATTTTGTATTCCATACACAGAACAATGACTAAAAACTGTTAAAGATTATCTTTTGAATTATGAGGTgtgattctgatttttcttttttacttttctatgaaTTCTAAAGTTTCtactaaaaacatgttttttttctttacaaatatgtattttaatgtatcCCATCATTTTGTTCCAATAGGTATGgatggaattttttaaaggggGGGCTTTCATTTAATTCCTATCTCTGGAAAATAATTCAGGAACAGAAACTACATTCCCAGTTTTACCAAATAAAAGTGTACAGAACGTGACAAGGCCACTGCCATTGTACCCGGTACCCGAAAACAAGGTCTCAAGTTACTCCCAGCAAGTGACTGCCAGGCCAGAGTAGCGCAGCTTGGTCTTAGTATGCACCTTTACAGTTCTGGGGTAGGAGAGACCAGAGAGGGAAGCCACTTTCTCCCAAGCATCCTAGACTCATGCACAGTATACATCTCTTTCTCCAGCAACCCCTCTTCAATTCTGAgtctgctggggatccctgggtggctcagcagtttagcccctgcctttagcccagggcgtgatcctgaagccccaggattgagtcccacatcaggctccctgcatggagcctgcttctccctctgcctgtgtctctgcctctgtctctgtctctccctgtgtctcttgagaaaaaataaataataaaatcttaaaaaaaacattccGAGTCTGGTTTAGGCGTTCTTCCCATATGCTCCCCAGTACCTCCCTTCAGAAGAGTCCTGCCTGACAACTGCTGTGAATGCATCCTTGAGAACTGCCTGATTACTTGTCAGTGCTCCCTGTTGGACTGTGCTCTACGAGGGCAGGGACTGAATCCACATTCCTAGCAtcaggcacagtgcctggcacaggggctGGCAGTTCTCAGCCCATGGGGCAATAGTTCTTAGAGGCTAAAGGGGGATTTCCACCTTCACAGATATGCTGCCAAGTTTTGATGTCAATGTAACTGAGCATAAAACCTTTTTTTGAAGATCTGACAGTTGAGTGATCAATGAACCATTTCCTATAACTATGTGGTTGGAAGCTTAATATATCAAATTGAGTATATGGAGGAGGGATAGGCTCTATTTAAATGGCACCAAAAAGCAACCAAGTGATAATTAATACAGTAACTAGGAGTCCACATTATCCCTTCTTCAAGGAAAGCAGAATAAAGGCCAAGTACCACTGGTTTGGAACATGATTCATCTCGGTCTACTGTAGCAGGTTTCTAACAGAATACAACAAAAGCCCAATCTACAAACACAGAGGAGCAACAAATTAACGGGTCacattcaaaaagaaatataagcgggatccctgggtggcgcagcggtttagcgcctgtctttggcccagggcgcgatcctggagacccgggatcgaatcccatgtcgggctcctggtgcatggagcctgcttctccctctgcctgtgtctctgcctctctctctctctctctgtgactatcataaataaataaaaattttaaaaaatacttaaaaaaataaaaataaaaaaaaaacaaaaagaaatataagcaacTCCCCTTTGCCTGAAGAACATGATGTATCACCCATGCTTCAATGACTTAGTTCAAGGCCATGAGCAAACAGCCTGGTAGATAAGCCCCAGCAGTTCCCAAGTTCATCGCCTTCTTTGGGAAATTGTGAAGgccagactggaaaaaaaaaaaaatctaaaggagaGACTTTTGAAGGTGACTTCAGAACCCAACCCATGCTTTGAGACATCCTTCACAAGGAGAAGCCTCAGTCCCAGGAGTTTGGTGCCTGATGATGCTCAGAGGTTGGTGTTTTGCAGTGCCTGGAGTGTGACGGGGCTCCCCTCGCTGATGCAGCAGCCTCTTCCAGGCCCAGAGCCTTTGCTCCCACCGTTCCATTCATCCAGCCTCCCTTTCACTTCCAGGTCCCATTCACAGGCATCTCGGGATTGTTCCAGCCACACCAATCATTCTCTCCTCCAGCCTCAGTATGCAGCCTCTCACGACGTactgttctctttccctccctctgtgaAGGCCAGGAGCCTATCTTATCTGTCTCTCCCTGACTCTACCAATCATAAAGTACAAAGCTGACCCAAGAATGGCACACCTTCAAGTCTGATTCAGGGCAGTGGGTTTTGGCACCTAGA
Proteins encoded in this region:
- the MCFD2 gene encoding multiple coagulation factor deficiency protein 2; protein product: MRSLWLLRTPFLCGLLWAFRAPGAGAEEPGASFSHPGSVGLDKNTVHDQEHIMEHLEGVINKPEAEMSPQELQLHYFKMHDYDGNNLLDGLELSTAITHVHKEEGKQAPPVSEAELINLIDGVLRDDDKNNDGYIDYAEFAKSLQ